A genomic segment from Mucilaginibacter terrenus encodes:
- the plsX gene encoding phosphate acyltransferase PlsX, with product MKIGLDIMGGDYAPKAAVLGAIEAHKTLAADQTLVLIGDKEVALTLLKENNYSADNFEFVHTTEVIGMGEHPTKAIMQKPDSSIAVGFRMLKEGSLQAFSSAGNTGAMLVGSMFSVKTIPGVIRPAMTAIVPKLKGGLGILLDVGANADCKPDVLLQFGVLGSLLAESIYNIPNPKVALMNIGEEEEKGNLLSLATYPLMRDTKLFNFVGNVEGRDLFSDSNDVVVCDGFTGNVILKLAETFYVITLKKQFKDEFFARFNYEQYGGSPILGINAPVVVGHGISNPEAIKNMVLLSKNMIETKLIEKIKQAFQ from the coding sequence ATGAAGATCGGCTTAGACATAATGGGCGGCGACTACGCCCCCAAAGCAGCTGTTTTGGGAGCAATTGAAGCGCATAAAACGCTTGCAGCCGACCAAACGCTGGTGCTGATAGGTGATAAGGAAGTCGCGCTTACTCTTCTGAAGGAAAATAATTATAGCGCCGACAACTTTGAGTTTGTACATACAACTGAAGTTATTGGCATGGGCGAGCATCCTACCAAAGCAATTATGCAGAAGCCGGACTCCAGCATTGCTGTGGGTTTCCGTATGCTGAAGGAGGGAAGCCTGCAGGCATTCTCTTCTGCCGGTAACACCGGTGCTATGCTGGTGGGGTCAATGTTCAGTGTTAAAACCATACCGGGTGTAATACGCCCTGCAATGACAGCAATTGTACCCAAACTGAAAGGCGGTTTGGGTATTTTGTTGGATGTAGGTGCCAATGCCGATTGCAAGCCCGATGTGCTTTTACAATTTGGCGTATTGGGCAGCCTGCTTGCAGAGTCTATTTACAATATACCCAATCCTAAGGTTGCGCTCATGAACATTGGGGAGGAAGAAGAAAAAGGCAATTTACTAAGCCTGGCCACCTATCCTTTAATGCGTGACACCAAGCTTTTTAATTTCGTAGGCAACGTAGAAGGCAGGGATCTGTTTAGCGATAGCAATGATGTAGTTGTTTGCGACGGGTTTACCGGTAATGTGATACTTAAGCTTGCCGAAACTTTTTACGTTATCACATTAAAAAAACAGTTTAAGGACGAGTTTTTTGCCCGCTTTAATTACGAGCAGTATGGCGGGAGCCCTATATTGGGCATAAATGCACCGGTTGTGGTAGGCCATGGTATATCAAACCCTGAGGCTATCAAGAACATGGTGCTCTTGTCTAAAAACATGATTGAGACCAAACTCATCGAAAAAATCAAACAGGCTTTTCAGTAA
- a CDS encoding beta-ketoacyl-ACP synthase III, translating to MSKIHAAITAVNGYVPEYVLTNQELETMVDTNDEWITSRTGIKERRLLKGEGLGTSDMAVPAVEGLLKKRGISAEEIDLIIFCTTTPDLPFPATANILAHKIGAKNAWGYDLQAACSGFIFGLATGAQFIESGKHQKVLVVGGDKMSSIINYEDRATCIIFGDGCGCALLEPNTDGYGIMDSVLKSDGSGSQLLYQKAGGSVRPASHATVDAKEHYAYQEGQAVFKFAVTNMADVAAEVMERNNLTADDIAWLVPHQANKRIIDATANRTGVTADKVIINIERYGNTTNGTIPLCLWEWESKFKKGDNLILAAFGGGFTWGSIYLKWAY from the coding sequence ATGAGTAAAATTCATGCCGCTATTACTGCAGTAAATGGTTACGTGCCCGAGTACGTGCTCACGAACCAGGAACTGGAAACAATGGTTGATACCAACGACGAGTGGATCACCAGCCGAACCGGCATAAAAGAAAGAAGGTTACTGAAAGGCGAAGGCCTGGGCACTTCTGACATGGCGGTACCTGCAGTAGAAGGCCTTCTTAAAAAACGCGGTATCTCTGCCGAAGAAATAGACCTTATTATATTTTGCACAACCACGCCAGATTTGCCTTTCCCGGCAACGGCTAACATACTTGCACATAAAATAGGCGCCAAAAATGCCTGGGGTTATGACTTGCAAGCGGCCTGTTCGGGATTTATTTTTGGTTTGGCGACCGGTGCGCAGTTTATAGAAAGCGGTAAGCATCAGAAAGTATTGGTTGTTGGCGGCGATAAAATGTCGTCTATCATCAACTACGAAGATCGTGCTACATGCATCATATTTGGCGATGGTTGTGGCTGCGCCCTGCTTGAGCCTAATACCGACGGATATGGTATTATGGATTCAGTCCTAAAAAGTGATGGTTCTGGCTCGCAGTTGCTTTACCAGAAAGCCGGCGGCTCTGTAAGGCCTGCATCGCATGCAACTGTTGATGCAAAAGAGCATTACGCATATCAGGAAGGTCAGGCAGTTTTCAAGTTTGCGGTCACTAACATGGCAGACGTTGCTGCCGAAGTAATGGAAAGAAATAACCTTACTGCAGATGACATTGCATGGCTTGTACCGCACCAGGCAAACAAGCGCATTATAGATGCTACTGCTAACCGTACCGGAGTAACCGCTGATAAAGTAATTATAAACATAGAACGCTACGGCAATACAACCAATGGTACTATACCATTATGCCTTTGGGAATGGGAAAGTAAATTTAAAAAAGGCGACAACCTTATACTTGCTGCATTTGGCGGCGGCTTTACCTGGGGTTCTATTTATTTAAAGTGGGCCTATTAA
- the accB gene encoding acetyl-CoA carboxylase biotin carboxyl carrier protein, with translation MDIKQIQDLIRFVSKSGVNEVSIEQKDFKITIKTNEPAPTVVNATIPTAPAIAAPQAAALPAAVPAAAPTTEHVAAVTDTTNYITVKSPMIGTFYRSASPEKPLFVNVGDEISTGTVLCIIEAMKLFNEIESEVSGRIVKVLVDNASPVEYDQPLFLVEPK, from the coding sequence ATGGATATTAAACAAATTCAGGATCTTATACGCTTTGTTTCCAAATCTGGTGTAAACGAAGTTTCTATCGAGCAAAAAGACTTTAAGATCACGATCAAAACCAACGAACCTGCCCCAACGGTGGTTAATGCTACTATCCCTACAGCTCCGGCTATTGCAGCGCCCCAGGCGGCAGCGTTACCTGCAGCAGTTCCGGCAGCGGCACCAACAACTGAGCATGTTGCGGCGGTAACAGATACCACTAACTACATCACTGTAAAGTCGCCAATGATTGGCACTTTCTATCGTTCAGCATCACCAGAGAAACCTTTGTTTGTTAATGTTGGCGATGAAATAAGCACAGGAACAGTACTTTGCATTATAGAAGCAATGAAATTGTTTAACGAGATTGAGTCTGAAGTATCGGGCCGTATAGTTAAAGTGCTTGTAGACAACGCCTCTCCTGTAGAATACGACCAGCCTTTGTTTTTAGTAGAACCTAAGTAA
- the accC gene encoding acetyl-CoA carboxylase biotin carboxylase subunit: MFKKILIANRGEIALRIIRTCKEMGIKTVAVYSTADRESLHVRFADEAVCIGPPASRDSYLNIPNIISAAELTNADAIHPGYGFLSENAKFSAICAEYNIKFIGATAAQINAMGDKASAKETMKKAGVPTIPGSEGLLSDIKQGITIANKIGYPVILKATAGGGGRGMRVVWKDADFESAWDSARAESGAAFGNDGLYMEKYVEDPRHIEIQVVGDQYGKVCHLSERDCSIQRRHQKLVEEAPSPFMTEKLRKKMGDAAIKGAKAVKYEGAGTVEFLVDKNRNFYFMEMNTRIQVEHPVTEEVINFDLIKEQIKVAAGIPISGKNYEPSMCAIECRINAEDPANNFRPSPGKITNFHSPGGHGVRVDTHVYSGYTIPPNYDSMIAKVICVAQTREEALSTMERALSEFVIEGIKTTIPFHLKLLKDPNFRAGNFTTKFMETFDF; the protein is encoded by the coding sequence ATGTTTAAAAAGATACTCATAGCTAACCGTGGTGAAATTGCCTTGCGAATTATTCGCACCTGTAAAGAAATGGGCATCAAAACCGTAGCTGTATATTCAACCGCCGATCGTGAAAGCCTGCATGTGCGTTTTGCAGATGAAGCTGTATGTATTGGCCCGCCAGCAAGCCGCGACTCTTACCTTAACATACCTAATATCATCTCTGCGGCGGAACTTACCAATGCAGACGCTATACATCCTGGCTATGGCTTCCTGTCAGAGAATGCTAAGTTCTCCGCCATATGCGCCGAATACAACATCAAGTTTATTGGAGCTACTGCAGCGCAGATAAACGCTATGGGCGACAAAGCCTCAGCAAAAGAAACCATGAAGAAGGCCGGTGTGCCAACCATACCAGGCTCTGAAGGCTTACTTAGCGACATTAAACAAGGCATAACCATTGCCAATAAAATTGGTTATCCGGTTATATTGAAAGCTACAGCAGGCGGCGGTGGCCGCGGTATGCGTGTAGTTTGGAAGGATGCTGATTTTGAAAGCGCCTGGGACAGTGCACGTGCGGAATCAGGAGCTGCCTTTGGTAACGACGGCTTATATATGGAAAAGTACGTGGAAGATCCGCGTCACATTGAAATACAGGTTGTTGGTGACCAATATGGCAAAGTTTGCCATTTGTCAGAACGCGACTGCTCTATACAGCGCCGCCATCAAAAGTTGGTAGAGGAAGCTCCGTCTCCTTTCATGACCGAAAAGCTTCGCAAAAAAATGGGCGATGCAGCAATTAAAGGTGCTAAGGCGGTTAAATATGAGGGTGCCGGAACAGTAGAGTTTCTTGTAGACAAGAACAGGAACTTTTACTTTATGGAAATGAACACCCGTATACAGGTAGAGCACCCGGTTACTGAAGAGGTGATCAACTTTGACCTTATTAAAGAACAAATTAAGGTGGCTGCCGGCATTCCAATCTCAGGTAAAAACTATGAGCCTAGCATGTGTGCTATTGAATGCCGTATAAATGCGGAAGATCCTGCCAATAACTTCCGTCCGTCTCCCGGTAAAATAACCAACTTCCATTCACCGGGCGGCCACGGAGTAAGGGTAGATACGCATGTATACAGCGGCTACACAATTCCGCCCAACTATGATTCTATGATAGCAAAAGTTATTTGCGTTGCACAAACACGCGAGGAAGCGCTATCTACCATGGAACGTGCCTTAAGTGAATTTGTGATTGAAGGTATTAAAACCACCATTCCGTTCCATTTAAAACTATTGAAAGATCCTAACTTCCGTGCGGGTAACTTCACTACCAAGTTTATGGAAACGTTCGATTTTTAA
- the tatC gene encoding twin-arginine translocase subunit TatC, translated as MSDNKLIKAIKEKGQTMEAEMSFFDHLEELRWHLIRSAIAIVIFTIGAFYFYDFIFDTIILGPSRPNFWTYRMLCKLGDLLHSDGFCINKINIQLINTEMAGQFTLQVNSALLIGITLGFPYLLWEVWRFVRPALHEKERKAASGFVFYASGLFIIGILFGYYVITPESVNFLSSYTISPQIQNLFDMDSYLSSVATLTLATGIVFQLPILVYILSSLGILTPKYMKAGRRYAVVVILIVSAIITPTPDMLTMTIVSIPLFILYEVGIVVAGVVEKRKLKRAQEDGLA; from the coding sequence ATGAGCGATAACAAATTAATAAAGGCAATTAAAGAAAAGGGCCAAACCATGGAGGCCGAAATGTCATTCTTCGATCACCTCGAAGAACTCCGCTGGCATTTAATCCGTTCTGCAATTGCTATTGTTATTTTTACCATCGGAGCTTTTTATTTCTACGATTTTATATTTGACACCATAATTTTAGGTCCTAGCCGGCCTAACTTTTGGACCTATCGCATGCTTTGTAAGCTTGGCGATCTGCTCCACAGTGATGGTTTTTGTATTAACAAAATCAATATTCAGTTGATCAATACCGAAATGGCCGGTCAGTTCACACTGCAGGTTAACTCAGCTCTGCTGATTGGTATTACGCTAGGCTTTCCTTACCTGCTGTGGGAAGTGTGGCGGTTTGTTAGACCGGCCTTACACGAAAAAGAGCGGAAAGCCGCTAGTGGCTTTGTGTTTTATGCCAGTGGATTGTTTATTATCGGCATTTTGTTCGGGTACTACGTTATCACACCTGAGTCGGTAAACTTTCTATCCAGCTATACAATAAGTCCGCAGATTCAGAACCTGTTCGACATGGACTCTTACCTGTCATCCGTAGCAACGCTTACTTTAGCAACCGGGATTGTTTTCCAGTTACCAATACTTGTTTATATCCTTTCCAGTTTAGGAATACTTACACCAAAGTATATGAAGGCTGGTCGTCGCTATGCAGTGGTAGTAATACTTATTGTTTCTGCAATTATTACCCCTACTCCGGATATGCTTACCATGACTATAGTAAGTATTCCGCTGTTCATTCTTTACGAAGTGGGCATTGTAGTAGCCGGTGTTGTTGAAAAACGCAAACTAAAACGCGCGCAAGAAGACGGTCTCGCCTAG
- the rpiB gene encoding ribose 5-phosphate isomerase B yields the protein MNSGIKIAIGADHAGYEYKQAIQAMFPEIEFKDFGTHSVESADYPDFAHAVASAVESGEFTYGFLLCGSANGVAMTANKHQGIRAAICWKQDVAVPARTHNNANVLCIPARHVSLDEAKSIIKTFLTEEFEGGRHARRVDKIGC from the coding sequence ATGAACTCCGGAATTAAAATTGCAATAGGTGCCGATCATGCAGGCTATGAGTACAAACAGGCTATTCAGGCCATGTTCCCAGAAATTGAATTTAAAGATTTTGGTACCCACTCGGTAGAATCTGCCGATTACCCGGATTTTGCACATGCTGTAGCTTCGGCAGTGGAAAGCGGCGAATTTACATATGGCTTTTTACTATGTGGTAGTGCAAATGGTGTAGCCATGACAGCCAACAAGCACCAGGGAATTAGGGCAGCAATTTGCTGGAAACAAGATGTTGCAGTCCCTGCACGTACGCACAATAATGCCAATGTGCTTTGTATCCCTGCAAGACACGTCAGCCTTGATGAGGCAAAGAGCATCATAAAGACCTTTTTGACAGAAGAATTTGAAGGTGGCCGTCACGCGCGTCGCGTAGATAAAATTGGCTGCTAA
- a CDS encoding M28 family peptidase: protein MKKASLLMTAVAFAASACAQQNATAVKYGKLITADDSKKHLSILASDEFEGRETGKPGAEKAANYIAGEFKKMGLQAPVKGSYFLDIPLAESKFNVNAFSINGQTFANWTDFFVRGSFADKTLNATDIVYVGYGSAEEIAGTSLAGKIVLLINEDKPVAGTKTNTSYRATPARQAILKAIRDQKPALILAANGELSALLKRFGGQNPSGGSSIAIKRAQDANAPTPVFNVTTAVADALLKSTGKTYEELKTATAAGKQTQTVKAAVNVAYATEYKDVKAVDVLGYLPGSDAKLKDEVLVISAHYDHIGLVTKPGATDKVNNGADDDGSGTTGMLEIAQAFAKAKKDGKGPRRSILFLGNVGEEKGLLGSEWYSDHPVFPLANTIADLNIDMIGRVGQEYLNNPDSANYVYPIGSAMLSTELHKIGEDANNTYTKLKLDYKYDDLNDPNDFYHRSDHYNFARYGVPIIFYFNGVHADYHQPGDEVSKINFPLLAKRAQLVFFTGWELANRDTRPVVDGKK from the coding sequence ATGAAGAAAGCATCATTATTAATGACCGCAGTAGCATTTGCAGCCAGCGCATGCGCGCAGCAGAATGCCACAGCGGTTAAGTACGGAAAACTTATTACCGCAGACGATTCTAAAAAGCATTTGAGCATTTTGGCCTCTGATGAATTTGAAGGCCGCGAAACCGGCAAGCCGGGCGCAGAGAAAGCAGCAAATTACATAGCCGGTGAGTTTAAGAAAATGGGTTTACAGGCTCCTGTAAAAGGTTCATACTTTTTAGATATACCATTAGCTGAGAGCAAGTTTAATGTAAATGCTTTTAGCATCAACGGACAGACCTTTGCAAACTGGACAGACTTTTTTGTACGGGGCAGCTTTGCGGATAAAACACTGAACGCAACTGACATCGTTTACGTTGGTTATGGTTCAGCAGAAGAGATTGCCGGCACCAGCCTTGCAGGTAAGATAGTTTTGTTGATTAACGAAGACAAGCCGGTTGCGGGCACTAAAACAAATACCAGCTACCGTGCAACTCCGGCCCGCCAGGCAATTCTTAAAGCTATACGCGATCAAAAGCCTGCGCTGATACTTGCTGCTAATGGGGAGTTAAGCGCCTTATTAAAGCGTTTTGGCGGCCAGAACCCAAGCGGTGGATCATCTATCGCTATCAAACGGGCGCAGGACGCCAATGCTCCAACGCCGGTATTCAACGTAACCACTGCTGTTGCAGATGCTTTGTTAAAATCGACAGGAAAAACTTACGAAGAATTAAAAACGGCAACGGCTGCAGGTAAACAAACACAAACAGTTAAAGCTGCTGTGAACGTTGCTTACGCTACCGAGTACAAGGACGTAAAAGCTGTTGATGTACTAGGATACCTGCCTGGTTCTGACGCTAAGCTTAAAGACGAAGTTTTGGTTATATCAGCACATTATGACCATATCGGTTTAGTTACTAAGCCTGGTGCCACTGATAAAGTGAACAATGGTGCCGATGATGATGGTTCGGGAACTACCGGTATGCTGGAAATTGCACAGGCATTTGCAAAGGCAAAAAAAGACGGTAAAGGCCCACGCCGCAGTATTCTTTTCCTTGGCAACGTTGGTGAAGAAAAAGGCTTATTGGGTTCTGAATGGTACTCAGATCATCCTGTATTCCCATTGGCAAACACCATTGCCGACCTTAACATAGACATGATCGGCCGTGTTGGTCAGGAATATTTGAACAATCCTGATTCTGCTAACTATGTTTATCCAATCGGCTCAGCAATGTTGAGCACCGAGCTGCATAAAATTGGTGAAGATGCAAATAACACGTACACCAAATTAAAATTAGATTACAAGTATGATGATTTGAATGACCCTAACGATTTCTACCATCGTTCTGACCATTATAATTTTGCCCGTTATGGCGTTCCAATCATTTTCTACTTCAACGGTGTACATGCTGATTACCACCAACCGGGCGATGAAGTTAGTAAGATCAATTTCCCGTTATTAGCTAAACGTGCGCAACTGGTGTTTTTTACCGGCTGGGAACTGGCTAACCGTGATACCCGTCCCGTTGTTGACGGCAAAAAATAG
- a CDS encoding VOC family protein: MNVEVFERPTNYVTKKMKFAPVLTIPNGVTDVSFYEKAFGAFELRRFGNDDGSVHVAEFQLDEDTLFHLHESTNRSSQSPSSAGTTTVTIGLFVDDVDAFMEKAKAAGAVVVSPAQDYDYGYRQGNVVDPFGHNWQIQKAI; this comes from the coding sequence ATGAATGTCGAGGTTTTTGAACGACCTACAAATTACGTTACCAAAAAGATGAAATTTGCTCCGGTACTTACTATACCTAACGGAGTAACCGACGTCAGTTTTTACGAAAAGGCCTTTGGTGCGTTTGAACTACGAAGGTTTGGTAATGATGACGGGAGCGTACACGTTGCTGAATTTCAACTCGATGAGGATACGTTATTTCACCTGCACGAATCAACAAACCGCTCATCTCAATCACCATCAAGCGCCGGTACAACCACTGTTACTATAGGCTTATTTGTTGATGATGTAGATGCTTTTATGGAAAAAGCAAAAGCAGCGGGTGCGGTTGTTGTTTCACCTGCGCAGGATTATGATTATGGCTACCGTCAGGGTAACGTGGTAGATCCATTTGGTCACAACTGGCAAATTCAAAAAGCAATCTAA
- a CDS encoding VOC family protein has product MEEQEPIFKHGKICYVEIPALDIDQAITFYRKVFSWEIRTDNQGNANFDDGTGGVSGMWFKVDEPVTTSGMRVSIMVDDAQQTLDDIVAAGGSIIETFDPQSDIPIARFADPSGNAWTIYQHGSE; this is encoded by the coding sequence ATGGAAGAACAGGAGCCAATTTTCAAACATGGCAAAATATGCTATGTTGAGATACCCGCGCTTGATATTGATCAAGCTATAACATTTTATAGGAAAGTATTCTCCTGGGAAATACGCACAGATAACCAGGGTAACGCCAACTTTGATGATGGGACAGGGGGAGTTAGCGGAATGTGGTTTAAAGTAGACGAGCCGGTAACTACTTCCGGAATGCGTGTTTCTATAATGGTAGATGATGCACAGCAAACCCTTGATGATATTGTAGCTGCAGGAGGATCGATAATAGAGACGTTTGATCCCCAGTCAGATATTCCTATTGCACGCTTTGCCGATCCCAGCGGCAATGCTTGGACAATCTACCAGCATGGTAGCGAATAA
- the trmD gene encoding tRNA (guanosine(37)-N1)-methyltransferase TrmD, which translates to MRFDIISVLPGLLESPFAHSILQRAQKKGISEIVVHNLRDYAAGKQKSVDDYPYGGGSGMVMTIPPFAACIEKLKSEREYDDIIFMSPDGETLNQKIANQLSIKKNIIILCGHYKGIDQRIRDIYVTREVSIGDYVLSGGELPAAVLVDAVVRLIPGVLSDETSALSDSFQNDLLDAPVYTRPADWNGHKVPDILLSGNTPEIEKWRFEQAIERTKVRRPDLLE; encoded by the coding sequence ATGCGCTTTGATATCATTTCTGTTTTGCCCGGTCTGCTGGAGAGTCCTTTTGCCCATTCTATTTTGCAGCGTGCGCAAAAAAAAGGAATATCAGAGATAGTTGTGCACAACTTGCGTGATTATGCAGCCGGTAAGCAAAAAAGCGTCGACGATTACCCGTATGGCGGAGGAAGCGGCATGGTAATGACGATCCCTCCGTTTGCTGCATGTATAGAAAAGCTAAAGAGCGAGCGGGAATACGATGATATTATATTTATGTCGCCGGATGGTGAAACGCTCAATCAAAAAATAGCTAACCAACTATCTATTAAAAAGAATATTATTATCCTTTGCGGGCACTATAAAGGAATAGACCAACGCATACGCGATATTTATGTAACCCGGGAGGTTTCTATCGGAGATTACGTTCTTTCAGGCGGCGAACTGCCTGCAGCCGTTTTGGTTGACGCCGTAGTGCGGCTGATTCCCGGGGTATTATCTGACGAAACATCTGCGCTTTCGGATTCATTCCAGAACGATCTTCTTGATGCTCCTGTTTATACCCGGCCTGCCGATTGGAATGGGCACAAAGTACCAGATATACTGCTAAGCGGCAACACACCTGAGATAGAAAAGTGGCGCTTTGAACAAGCTATAGAAAGAACAAAAGTAAGGCGGCCGGATCTTCTGGAGTAG
- the rplS gene encoding 50S ribosomal protein L19, with product MDLVKFVEEQSVVKNQFPAFKAGDTVSVHYKIREGNKERVQVYQGVVLQRNSVGNSETFTVRKVSNGIGVERIFPFNSPNIDKIEVNSVGKVRRAKLYYLRALTGKAARIKSKRV from the coding sequence ATGGATTTAGTAAAATTTGTAGAAGAGCAATCAGTAGTAAAAAATCAATTTCCCGCTTTTAAGGCAGGTGATACTGTTAGCGTACATTATAAAATTAGAGAAGGAAACAAAGAACGTGTTCAGGTTTACCAGGGCGTAGTTTTGCAGCGCAACAGCGTTGGCAACAGCGAAACCTTTACTGTTCGCAAAGTGTCTAACGGCATTGGTGTAGAGCGTATATTCCCTTTTAACTCACCAAATATTGATAAAATAGAGGTGAACAGCGTTGGTAAAGTTCGCCGCGCTAAATTGTACTACCTGCGTGCCCTTACCGGTAAAGCAGCCCGTATCAAATCTAAAAGAGTTTAA
- the porN gene encoding type IX secretion system ring subunit PorN/GldN, translating to MKKFFSVLSFLFISAFVYGQNLTGKWLGELPQNNKEIKFKLELDILQTGKELTGSSTFVTADNHTVVFALKGKVDGRNITLDEFKAISCQCEDGKYDFCLKKMRGTFHVDSLKATFVIDGTWTSDLSYNGKEYLKSVCAPGLFTIVRPAFIRPLDGYYRKNNIANSTKVTGYAGIRETDAVFARRIWREIDLRKKVNQYMASPKRRLIDVLLSAIDARDIFAYDAVDSKTNPGGDGFITRLTAEQARSKLSDSSVVDIFDKKTGDKVGSKVVAGEFNPDEVVKFRLKEDWLFDKQRGVFEPRIVGIAPLIKIKTVVDVTNAEYQPAFWIYFPEARSVLATKEAINRNNDATGLSYDDVFMKRLFSSYIVKQSNDKDERIRDYTQGVDRLYESDRIKKNLMNWELGLWAY from the coding sequence ATGAAGAAGTTTTTTAGCGTACTTAGTTTTCTGTTTATCAGTGCCTTCGTTTACGGGCAAAACCTCACAGGCAAATGGCTGGGCGAACTTCCTCAAAACAATAAAGAAATAAAATTTAAGCTCGAGCTAGACATCTTGCAAACAGGTAAGGAACTTACCGGATCGTCCACCTTTGTTACTGCAGATAATCATACCGTGGTATTTGCACTTAAAGGGAAAGTTGACGGTAGAAACATAACCCTGGATGAGTTTAAAGCTATAAGCTGCCAATGTGAAGATGGTAAGTATGACTTTTGCCTTAAGAAAATGCGTGGCACTTTCCATGTGGACTCGCTGAAAGCAACGTTCGTTATTGATGGCACCTGGACAAGTGATCTTTCTTATAATGGTAAAGAATACCTGAAAAGCGTTTGTGCGCCTGGCTTGTTTACTATCGTTCGGCCGGCTTTTATTCGACCACTGGATGGCTACTATCGTAAGAATAACATCGCCAATTCTACTAAGGTAACCGGGTATGCCGGTATAAGGGAGACCGATGCTGTATTTGCCAGGCGTATCTGGAGAGAGATAGACCTTCGTAAAAAAGTAAATCAATATATGGCTTCTCCAAAAAGGCGGTTAATAGATGTATTGCTTTCGGCTATTGATGCCCGCGATATATTCGCCTACGATGCTGTTGACTCAAAAACCAACCCGGGAGGCGATGGCTTTATCACCAGGTTAACTGCAGAACAAGCCCGAAGTAAACTTTCCGACAGCAGCGTAGTTGATATTTTCGACAAGAAAACTGGAGATAAAGTAGGGTCTAAAGTGGTTGCCGGTGAATTCAACCCAGATGAAGTAGTTAAATTTAGGCTAAAGGAGGATTGGTTGTTTGATAAGCAACGTGGTGTTTTTGAGCCAAGAATTGTGGGCATCGCGCCGTTGATAAAAATCAAAACCGTTGTAGATGTAACAAATGCCGAATATCAGCCTGCATTTTGGATATACTTTCCAGAGGCACGCAGTGTGCTTGCTACTAAGGAAGCCATAAACCGTAATAACGATGCAACTGGGTTAAGCTATGATGATGTATTTATGAAGCGATTATTCAGCAGCTACATTGTAAAGCAAAGCAACGATAAGGATGAACGCATACGCGATTATACTCAGGGCGTAGACAGGCTGTATGAGTCTGACCGTATAAAGAAAAACCTAATGAACTGGGAGCTTGGATTGTGGGCTTACTAG
- a CDS encoding phosphatidate cytidylyltransferase gives MKTRAITGFFFIIVMLASVLLGHYTFGAFYLILTLLCLHEFYGLNIKSGIEPNRLAGFVNAAFIYGVFAFITYNNNPLAYKLSLLLTFSISGIFIAELFKISVSPFNNIAYTLIGLILVCLPFTFFHALAYVQGSFNFHFPLGFLLMLWSNDTGAYLVGRAFGRTKLFERHSPKKTWEGFIGGVVVAALVGYVLSRYFTELEWKQWMSVGIIIGCFGTLGDLVESMFKRSINIKDSGGILPGHGGLLDRFDGLLIAAPIVYTYLYFVVKP, from the coding sequence ATGAAGACACGCGCCATCACAGGCTTCTTTTTTATAATTGTAATGCTTGCCTCGGTACTTTTGGGCCATTACACCTTCGGGGCTTTTTACCTTATACTCACTCTGCTCTGCCTGCACGAGTTTTACGGACTGAACATTAAAAGTGGTATAGAACCTAACCGCCTGGCAGGATTTGTTAATGCCGCATTTATTTACGGTGTGTTTGCATTTATTACGTACAACAACAATCCATTGGCTTATAAACTGTCTTTACTGCTCACGTTTAGCATTAGCGGGATTTTTATAGCCGAATTGTTCAAGATTTCGGTATCTCCGTTTAACAATATAGCCTACACGTTAATAGGGTTGATATTAGTATGCCTGCCGTTTACGTTCTTTCATGCATTAGCATACGTACAGGGTAGCTTTAATTTTCACTTTCCGTTGGGCTTCCTGCTGATGCTTTGGTCTAACGATACCGGCGCATACCTGGTGGGCCGTGCTTTTGGCCGTACTAAGCTTTTTGAACGACACTCACCTAAAAAAACATGGGAAGGTTTTATAGGTGGTGTTGTAGTTGCTGCTTTGGTGGGCTATGTATTAAGTCGCTACTTTACAGAGTTGGAATGGAAGCAATGGATGTCCGTAGGAATAATTATCGGCTGCTTTGGCACTTTAGGCGACCTGGTGGAGTCAATGTTTAAGAGAAGTATCAACATAAAAGATTCTGGCGGTATACTTCCCGGTCACGGTGGATTGCTCGACCGTTTTGACGGACTCTTAATAGCTGCACCAATTGTATATACTTACCTATACTTTGTTGTGAAACCTTAA